AAAACCATTTCATATGGAAGAGCTGGTGGCCCGGCTTAATGCACTGATACGCCGTGGAAAATCCCAGACACAAGGTACACTGCAGGTTGGTGGCATTACACTCGACGAGGAACGGCAATGCCTTACAAAGCGGGACGGGAAAGTAGAGGAGCTGACCGGTATCGAATTCCGGCTGTTGAGATACCTGCTGCTTCACCCTGATATAGTCCTGTCAAAGAGCCGTATAACGGAGCATGTCTACGATTTTGATTCGGATAAAGACAGTAATGTCATAGAGGTTTATATCAACAGGCTTCGGCAGAAACTTGGCAAAGAGTGGATTGAGACACGACGCGGTCAGGGATATATCTTCAAGGTGCCTGAGTAATGCGGTCTCTGCAAACACGGCTCAGTGCAGGCCTCATAATCAGCCTTATTGTCCTGTTCACCCTTCAGTGGTTCATCGTCAGTAAGACAATACGGTACCTGACAGAAGATTATGTTGCATCGAGATTGAGGCACGATGCAGAAGGTTTTCTTGTTGCCCTCGTTACAGGCAGTGATAATACCCCGTCTTACCTCAATATGCAACGCATTGATCCAATATATAACCGGCCTTTTTCAGGCCACTACTACCAGATTCAGACAGGCGGACAAATCATCCGTTCGAGGTCCCTATGGGATGAGGAGTTGGTGATCCCCCCTGCTTCTGGAGATACCATCACAAAGTCCTATTCTAACGGTCCCCGCGGGCAGCTTCTGCTGCTGCTTGCCGGTAATTTCATAAAACAGGATCAGCCCGTTTTCATTGCTGTTGCAGAGGACCTCTCTCCAATGGAGGCCGATATGCGGCGATTTCAGCTCAGGTATGCACTTGTATCAGCGTCCATACTCGTATTCCTGATCTTAATTCAAAGACTGATTGTACGGGCCGGATTGGCGCCGCTGGAAAAGGTGCGGGAGGATATAAGCTCACTGGAAAGGGGGGAGATCACACAGCTCAGAGAGGATGTCCCCGGAGAGATGCGTCCCTTTATCAACGAGATCAACCGGCTGCTCGATATCATGAGTCGCAGGCTTCTGCGGTCACGAAATGCCATGGGCAATCTTGCCCATGCCCTTAAAACGCCTTTGACATTGCTGATGCAGCTGCCTCATCAGGAGGAGATGAATAAGTGCGGGGAGGTCAGGCGTCAACTGATTGAGCAAACGGAAAGACTAAACTCTCTCCTGGAACGGGAATTAAAACTGGCGCGCTTATCAGGTGTTCCCAGACCTGGTCAACAGGTAGTCCTGGGAGAGGAGTTACACCACCTTTTCGATGCCCTCAGGAAGATCTATAGAGACAAGCCCATAAAGTTTGAATGGTCAGTGCCGCCACATGGCGTTATTGCAGGCGACAGGGAGGACATGCTGGAACTGATCGGGAACCTGCTGGATAATGCATGCAAGTGGGCCCGCAGCACAGTAAGCCTTGCTATTGCCAGCGATGCAGGTTTAAGCATTACTGTTGAAGATGACGGGCCAGGCTGCCCTGATGAGGAGATCGAACGGCTCTCCCTCAGAGGGGTACGCCTCGACGAGTCCCCTGCCGGATATGGACTCGGCCTTTCCATAGTGAAAGGCATTGTTGAGCAGTATTCCGGGTCAATACAATTTGGCCGGTCAGAGAAACTTGGCGGCTTCAGGATAGATATCAACCTGCCGGTTGTTTACTGAACTTATTCTTTTCATCTTTATCCGCCGCAAGCCGTTGATCATCCCGTCTGTTCAATATTCAGGGACTTTAATTTTCTCCAGAATGTAGTTCTGCTCATGTTCAGCCTTTTTGCACACTCCTGATGGTTCCGGTTCGTCTCTTCAAGCATACGAATTATGACCTCCCTCTCTAATTCTCTCAGAGGGTCAGCCTTATTTATGATCTTGTCTATGATGCTCTTATTCTGAATCTCCTTTGGAAGGTGTTCAGGATTGATGGTAGAACCATGACATCTTATGATGGCATATTCTATAATATGTTCAAGTTCCCGTATATTGCCAGGAAACTCATACTCCATCAGAAAGTCCATTGCCGGAGGAGAGATATTTGTAACCCCGGCCCCCAGTTCCTTATTGTACTTTTCTATAAAATGTTTTAAAAGGAGCGGGATATCCTCTTTCCTTTCCCGCAAAGGCGGCACCTCTATAGGTACAACCTTTAGCCTGTAGTAAAGGTCTTCCCTGAATTCACCCTTTTCTACAGCAACCTTCAGGTCCTTATTAGTTGCTGCAATAACCCTCACATCTACCCTGATGGTCTTTGAATCACCAACCCGCTCAAACTCCCCTTCCTGAAGTACCCTCAGGAGTTTTATCTGGGTATGCAGTGATACATCC
The nucleotide sequence above comes from Nitrospirota bacterium. Encoded proteins:
- a CDS encoding sensor histidine kinase — its product is MRSLQTRLSAGLIISLIVLFTLQWFIVSKTIRYLTEDYVASRLRHDAEGFLVALVTGSDNTPSYLNMQRIDPIYNRPFSGHYYQIQTGGQIIRSRSLWDEELVIPPASGDTITKSYSNGPRGQLLLLLAGNFIKQDQPVFIAVAEDLSPMEADMRRFQLRYALVSASILVFLILIQRLIVRAGLAPLEKVREDISSLERGEITQLREDVPGEMRPFINEINRLLDIMSRRLLRSRNAMGNLAHALKTPLTLLMQLPHQEEMNKCGEVRRQLIEQTERLNSLLERELKLARLSGVPRPGQQVVLGEELHHLFDALRKIYRDKPIKFEWSVPPHGVIAGDREDMLELIGNLLDNACKWARSTVSLAIASDAGLSITVEDDGPGCPDEEIERLSLRGVRLDESPAGYGLGLSIVKGIVEQYSGSIQFGRSEKLGGFRIDINLPVVY
- a CDS encoding sigma-54-dependent Fis family transcriptional regulator — its product is DVSLHTQIKLLRVLQEGEFERVGDSKTIRVDVRVIAATNKDLKVAVEKGEFREDLYYRLKVVPIEVPPLRERKEDIPLLLKHFIEKYNKELGAGVTNISPPAMDFLMEYEFPGNIRELEHIIEYAIIRCHGSTINPEHLPKEIQNKSIIDKIINKADPLRELEREVIIRMLEETNRNHQECAKRLNMSRTTFWRKLKSLNIEQTG
- a CDS encoding response regulator transcription factor, coding for MRLLVVEDDSDLNQRLKTELSRSGFAVDIAENGIDAGFMGDEVPYDAVVLDLGLPDRSGLDVLKGWRAKGNKVPVLILTARGAWFEKVEGFKAGADDYLSKPFHMEELVARLNALIRRGKSQTQGTLQVGGITLDEERQCLTKRDGKVEELTGIEFRLLRYLLLHPDIVLSKSRITEHVYDFDSDKDSNVIEVYINRLRQKLGKEWIETRRGQGYIFKVPE